From one Rattus norvegicus strain BN/NHsdMcwi chromosome 7, GRCr8, whole genome shotgun sequence genomic stretch:
- the Mei1 gene encoding meiosis inhibitor protein 1 isoform X1 — protein sequence MTNTELHKQGLLLFAEILTRQPEEIRLFTSSAMCRDASRALQEAVSSPVLAVAAEALRAISAFLRKDHQSSLPVQYRALRALLEAMLSRCMEFSQTPLNRRSLGHACSRNLEKATLRKGKFLLSTLEGFRNACRLAVEFQGEPSAQENPFTAPSAEKEDTLEAFSEFLLSACDSLCIPMMMRYSEETTHPNLMEVFLSILHSLFVIVPHMKVKFSRKLADASFIRLTLELKARFCSGQSHSSLNQVCSSFLYYMCLNLLFAPEKTESLSQEELPAVSEFLQHGLPHISSRTPESLAFLSDRQHVEVAARQRQYCILLLFYLAHIHDDRFVPDAELCVAVQSFLLSLQDQGECPPPVVCKAAIYLLAVCQDKDCALGEAVVSAIRKCLEGTSDLRLVYTHHPLLLRLFLVCPGLMGRFGHRVLELWFSWEESGYENLDDDSSPGRTVFPANFAALFQMLRSMPSVLLILLDLVYSSPVDTAHKVLIVLRAFLRENEDIEVGGLIRGHFLLILQRLLVEYGASPSGASGNLPLLLNLLSSLQLRTESEQELDSMAMKLLHQVSKLCGKCSPADVDILQPSFNFLYWSLHRTTPSSQKRAAAVLLSNTALIELLEKMLALTWTEADSSPRTALLCSAWLLTASFSAQQNSGNLQVHQTLSVELNQVLKALSFPKKSALLSAAILRFLRTALQQSFSSAFVAWVPSGGQPLSAPEDDVLAPLGTSQVLSLLIGLQNLLVQKDPLLSQACIGCLEALLDYLHARSPDVALHVASQPWNRFLLFTLLDSGENAFLRPEILRLMTLFVQYRSSGILSREEVALILQGAALADLSTLSKDTLQALHGFLLQVQRIGLLNDNNMTQTLQASLEGLCSRTFPAQPVFQDMLYPFLHLGASTWATSPRP from the exons ATGACCAACACAGAACTGCACAAGCAGGGCCTGCTGCTCTTCGCAGAAATCCTGACTCG GCAGCCTGAGGAGATCAGGCTGTTCACAAGCTCCGCCATGTGCAGAGATGCCAGCCGTGCCCTGCAGGAGGCCGTGAGCAGCCCTGTGTTAGCGGTGGCTGCTGAAGCACTGAGGGCCATTTCAGCTTTTCTGAG gaaggACCACCAGAGCTCTCTGCCCGTGCAATACAGAGCCCTTCGTGCCTTGCTTGAAGCCATGCTGAGCCGATGTATGGAATTTTCCCAGACCCCTCTGAACAGGAGGTCCCTG GGCCACGCTTGCAGTAGAAACTTAGAGAAGGCCACTCTTCGAAAGGGGAAGTTCCTTCTGAGCACCCTGGAGGGGTTTAGAAACGCCTGCAG GTTGGCTGTGGAATTCCAAGGTGAGCCTTCTGCCCAGGAGAATCCCTTCACAGCTCCCAGCGCAGAGAAGGAAGACACCTTGGAGGCCTTCTCAGAGTTTCTTCTTAGTGCCTGTGACTCCCTGTGTATCCCCATGATGATG AGGTACTCGGAGGAGACCACGCATCCAAACCTGATGGAGGTTTTCCTGTCAATTCTACACAGCCTCTTTGTCATCGTTCCCCACATGAAGGTGAAGTTCTCCAGGAAGCTTG CTGATGCATCGTTCATACGACTGACCCTGGAGCTGAAGGCCAGGTTCTGCAGTGGCCAGAG TCACTCGTCCCTAAATCAGGTGTGCTCCAGCTTCCTCTACTACATGTGCCTCAATCTCCTCTTTGCTCCAGAGAAGACGGAATCACTTTCCCAAGAAG AACTCCCTGCAGTGTCTGAGTTCCTACAACATGGACTGCCCCACATAAGCAGCAGGACCCCAGAAAGTCTGGCCTTCCTGTCAGATCGGCAGCATGTGGAGGTGGCCGCGCGCCAGAGACAGTACTGCATCCTGCTCCTCTTCTACCTTGCTCACATCCATGATGACAG GTTTGTCCCTGATGCAGAGCTCTGTGTGGCTGTGCAGAGCTTCCTTTTGTCTCTGCAGGACCAGGGTGAGTGCCCTCCACCAGTGGTCTGCAAAGCTGCCATCTATCTGTTGGCGGTGTGCCAAGACAAGGACTGTGCACTGGGTGAG GCCGTGGTCAGTGCAATCAGAAAATGCCTAGAGGGCACCTCAGACCTGCGCCTGGTCTACACTCACCACCCGCTCCTGCTCAGGCTCTTCCTGGTGTGCCCAGGGCTGATGGGTAGGTTTGGGCACCGCGTCCTGGAGCTTTGGTTCTCTTGGGAAGAGAGCGGCTATGAGAACCTGGATGATGACTCGTCTCCGGGGCGAACCGTCTTTCCCGCCAACTTCGCAGCCCTGTTCCAGATGCTCAGGAGCATGCCCAGCGTCCTGCTCATTCTGCTG gACCTCGTCTATTCCAGTCCTGTGGACACAGCCCACAAGGTTCTGATTGTCCTGAGGGCCTTCCTTCGGGAGAATGAAGACATTGAAGTGGGCGGTCTCATCCGAGGCCACTTCCTGCTCATCCTGCAGCGCCTCTTGGTGGAGTACGGAGCCTCCCCCTCAGGAG CCTCTGGGAACCTGCCGCTGCTGCTGAACCTCCTCTCCTCGCTGCAGCTGAGGACTGAGTCGGAACAGGAACTGGACAGCATGGCCATGAAGCTGCTTCACCAAG TGAGCAAGCTGTGTGGGAAGTGCAGCCCTGCAGATGTGGACATCCTGCAGCCCTCCTTCAACTTCTTGTACTGGAGTCTTCATCGGACCACACCCAGTAGTCAGAAAAGAG CTGCTGCTGTCCTGCTGAGCAACACAGCCTTGATTGAGCTTCTGGAGAAGATGCTGGCCCTCACCTGGACAGAGGCAGACTCCTCTCCCAGGACGGCACTGCTCTGCTCTGCCTGGCTGCTCACTGCCTCTTTCTCCGCCCAGCAGAACAGTGGCAATTTGCAG GTCCATCAGACATTATCTGTGGAACTGAACCAAGTATTGAAGGCTCTCAGCTTTCCAAAAAAGTCGGCATTGCTGTCAG CTGCCATCCTACGATTCCTGCGGACGGCCTTGCAACAAAGCTTTTCCTCTGCCTTTGTGGCCTGGGTACCCTCAGGGGGTCAACCACTGTCAGCTCCTGAAGATGATGTCCTAGCTCCACTGGGAACATCACAAGTGCTATCCCTGTTGATTGGGCTCCAGAACCTCCTGGTACAG aaaGACCCTCTGTTATCTCAAGCTTGTATTGGCTGTCTGGAAGCCTTGCTCGATTACCTGCACGCCAGGAGCCCAGACGTCG CACTCCATGTGGCCTCCCAGCCCTGGAATCGGTTTTTGCTGTTCACCCTCTTGGATTCTGGAGAGAATGCCTTCCTCAGACCTGAAATACTGAGACTTATGACCTTG TTCGTGCAGTACCGGAGCAGTGGCATCCTCTCTCGTGAAGAGGTGGCTCTCATTTTGCAAGGTGCAGCTTTGGCTGACCTGTCAACTCTCTCAAAAGATACACTCCAGGCTCTGCATGGCTTCCTCCTGCAG GTACAGCGCATCGGTCTCCTAAATGACAACAACATGACCCAGACCTTGCAAGCCTCCTTGGAGGGCCTTTGCTCCCGCACCTTCCCAGCCCAGCCAGTCTTTCAAGACATGCTGTATCCTTTCTTGCATCTAGGGGCTTCGACCTGGGCAACATCACCAAGGCCATAG